The proteins below come from a single Elgaria multicarinata webbii isolate HBS135686 ecotype San Diego chromosome 11, rElgMul1.1.pri, whole genome shotgun sequence genomic window:
- the LOC134405483 gene encoding soluble scavenger receptor cysteine-rich domain-containing protein SSC5D-like, with the protein MRLCLFFLVVFLRLHATGSFPVRLSGGPNLCAGRVELFHQGEWGTVCDDDWDLRDVAVVCRELDCGDALSAPHGAWFGEGVGPIWLNEVRCAGTEWQLHSCRHLGFRKHVCTHEEDASAICSEQRFPPFTAFPTHTTSRRGKMEAVPTTRPLAFPTPAEGTPALRLVGGRSHCSGRLEVYHEGQWGTVCDDMWDLLDVAVVCRELDCGEALAAPGGAFFGEGNSVIWLDDVQCQGEESVLAECHTSPWGTNNCRHSEDAGAVCSGEMPLAMVEERVAMLTRTLAPLRPRSAVPKRIPRPQPTRVHEQPAASEASHIDNNQNEDLSEGELNGQWQVRLAGGPGSCAGRVEVLYKDHWGTVCDDGWDLVDAAVVCRELGCGAPLLSPGNARYGPGSGPIWLDDVNCTGAEFTLRRCRSQPWGKHNCNHHEDASVICTGKWKRLSLPKPSSDPKIAEATTTTTTTTTTTTQDPRPADKPGLQSTLDVAETTTATQGFPAEWETESLSPWYSGAPLQPTQNADLEAENETKPISILDRVGTTPYPEILQHVQEVKSTNTPKTRSATHKWEQEPTHPSVESQPSSAKWDLESERETEPTTPGDTDTPMPDPEILQHVQEMVSTSPPKTKPTTQTWEQEPTHPSVESQPSSAMWDLESERETEPTTPGDTDTPMSNPEILQHVQEMVSTSPPKTKSTTHTWEQESTYPSTEFQLSSAMQDLKFEGETEPTSPSGADLPMVAQSLKPATEMSEIPPVTELMSEIPPVTENVEPSKPSAGAQPTTVTWVLEPDRDMEATNHAVQELFLLSKNLEATREMELPTVEHGVLSINHIETTDPQIPESEENIGQKQQKGSNTDSHSMGPIVAQDTTFALDDLSTLDGTDVHNVTELPPSPVPHLVSTDGQFENDLANSGDTESGTIYADTIATPGLSEAPNISSAEPATLIASLGKPSSGCPLKQEPRKEDQGCCCSPPALGNLAHAVEGLHGELGSLSTAIRHQGSQLEAVAHSLAELAASVHHLVRVLPDLLQPVPAQTSAPCKQDEGQLQNQLPLK; encoded by the exons TTGTCTTCTTGAGACTTCACGCCACAG GCTCGTTCCCGGTACGTCTATCTGGAGGCCCAAACCTCTGTGCAGGACGGGTGGAACTTTTCCACCAAGGCGAATGGGGGACGGTGTGCGATGATGACTGGGACTTGAGGGACGTAGCGGTGGTGTGCCGGGAGCTAGACTGCGGGGATGCCCTTTCAGCACCCCATGGGGCCTGGTTTGGTGAAGGAGTCGGACCCATCTGGCTGAACGAGGTGCGCTGCGCAGGCACCGAATGGCAGCTGCACTCCTGTCGCCACCTCGGCTTTCGCAAGCACGTCTGTACCCATGAAGAGGATGCCAGTGCCATCTGCTCAG AGCAACGCTTTCCTCCTTTCACGGCTTTCCCCACTCACACAACTTCCAGGAGGGGCAAAATGGAAGCAGTACCGACGACGAGACCATTGGCATTTCCTACACCTGCTGAGG GAACCCCTGCCCTGCGTCTCGTGGGTGGCAGAAGCCACTGTTCCGGCCGGCTGGAGGTGTACCACGAGGGGCAGTGGGGGACGGTGTGTGATGACATGTGGGACCTTCTGGATGTTGCCGTGGTCTGCCGGGAGCTGGACTGCGGGGAGGCTTTGGCGGCGCCAGGTGGTGCTTTCTTTGGTGAAGGGAACAGTGTCATCTGGTTAGATGATGTGCAGTGCCAAGGAGAAGAGTCTGTGTTGGCGGAGTGTCATACCAGCCCCTGGGGGACGAACAACTGCCGACACAGTGAAGACGCTGGAGCTGTGTGCTCAG GTGAGATGCCCCTGGCCATGGTGGAAGAGCGTGTGGCCATGCTCACAAGGACCTTAGCACCCCTGAGACCCCGGTCTGCAGTCCCTAAAAGAATTCCACGTCCTCAGCCTACAAGGGTCCATGAACAACCTGCAGCTAGTGAAGCATCACATATAGATAACAACCAAAATGAAGATCTTTCAGAAGGGGAACTAAATG GTCAGTGGCAGGTGCGGCTGGCAGGAGGCCCTGGATCATGTGCCGGTCGGGTGGAGGTTCTCTATAAAGATCACTGGGGCACGGTATGTGATGATGGCTGGGATCTGGTGGATGCGGCAGTGGTGTGCCGTGAGCTGGGCTGCGGGGCCCCTCTTCTCAGCCCTGGTAATGCACGATATGGGCCAGGATCTGGACCTATTTGGTTGGATGACGTCAATTGCACTGGCGCGGAGTTCACGCTACGGCGCTGTCGCTCCCAGCCCTGGGGGAAGCATAACTGCAATCACCATGAGGATGCATCTGTCATCTGCACAG GCAAGTGGAAGCGTCTGTCATTGCCAAAACCATCCAGTGATCCGAAGATAGctgaagccaccaccaccaccaccaccaccaccaccaccactacacagGATCCAAGGCCTGCAGACAAGCCAGGgctgcaaagcaccttggatgtGGCTGAAACCACCACAGCCACTCAGGGTTTTCCAGCTGAATGGGAGACGGAGTCACTCAGTCCGTGGTATTCCGGTGCACCATTGCAACCTACACAAAATGCGGATCTTGAAGCAGAAAATGAGACAAAGCCAATAAGCATTTTGGACAGAGTTGGAACAACCCCGTATCCAGAAATCCTGCAGCATGTCCAGGAGGTGAAGTCAACCAATACCCCAAAGACAAGGTCAGCCACACACAAATGGGAAcaagagcccacccacccctcagttGAATCTCAGCCATCCTCAGCCAAGTGGGATCTGGAATCTGAAAGAGAAACTGAGCCAACAACCCCTGGGGACACAGACACACCAATGCCTGATCCAGAGATCCTGCAGCATGTACAGGAGATGGTGTCAACCAGCCCCCCAAAGACAAAGCCAACCACACAAACATGGGAAcaagagcccacccacccctcagttGAGTCTCAGCCATCCTCAGCCATGTGGGATCTGGAATCTGAAAGAGAAACTGAGCCAACAACCCCTGGGGACACGGACACACCAATGTCTAATCCAGAGATCCTGCAGCATGTACAGGAGATGGTGTCAACCAGCCCCCCAAAGACAAAGTCAACCACACACACATGGGAACAAGAGTCCACCTACCCCTCTACTGAGTTTCAACTATCCTCAGCTATGCAGGACCTGAAGTTTGAGGGAGAAACTGAGCCAACAAGCCCATCAGGCGCAGACCTGCCCATGGTTGCACAAAGCCTAAAGCCTGCAACAGAGATGTCTGAAATACCCCCAGTCACAGAGTTGATGTCTGAAATACCACCGGTCACAGAGAATGTGGAACCCTCCAAACCCTCAGCTGGAGCTCAGCCTACCACTGTTACATGGGTTCTAGAACCTGATAGAGATATGGAGGCAACCAATCATGCCGTACAGGAACTGTTCCTGTTGTCCAAGAACTTGGAGGCTACAAGAGAGATGGAATTGCCAACAGTTGAACATGGTGTACTATCAATCAATCACATAGAAACTACTGACCCCCAAATTCCAGAATCTGAAGAGAACATAGGTCAGAAGCAGCAAAAGGGATCGAACACAGATTCCCACTCCATGGGGCCTATAG TTGCACAGGACACCACCTTTGCTCTCGATGACTTGAGCACCTTGGACGGAACAGATGTTCACAATGTGACTGAACTGCCCCCAAGTCCAGTGCCACACCTGGTTTCTACGGATGGACAATTTGAGAATGATTTGGCGAACTCAGGAGACACAGAAAGCGGAACAA TCTATGCAGATACCATCGCCACACCAGGCTTGTCTGAAGCACCAAACATATCATCTGCCGAACCTGCCACCCTCATTGCTAGCCTTGGCAAACCATCCTCAGGCTGCCCTCTGAAACAGGAGCCAAGGAAAGAAGACCAAGGTTGCTGCTGTTCACCACCTGCCCTGGGAAACTTGGCCCACGCAGTGGAAGGTCTCCATGGGGAACTGGGCTCTCTTTCCACTGCCATTCGGCATCAGGGCTCCCAACTGGAGGCTGTTGCCCACAGTCTGGCTGAGCTGGCCGCTTCTGTGCACCATCTGGTGAGGGTGCTGCCTGACCTGTTACAACCGGTCCCAGCCCAGACCTCAGCTCCATGTAAGCAGGATGAGGGCCAGTTGCAAAACCAGCTACCCTTGAAATGA